In Chloroflexia bacterium SDU3-3, the genomic stretch GTAGCGGGTCTGCCAGGTGGGGTCGCGCAGCACGCGGCGCAGCTGCTTGAACTCGCCCAGATAGCTATCGAGCTCCTGCTCAAGCGCGTTGCGCAGCCACTGCTCGCGGGTGCTGTTCAGCCGCTGGCGCACCATGGGCAGGGTCTGCAGCTCGACCAGCAGCTGCTCGACGGTGATGCGGAAATCGGCGTTGGTGCGCAGGTCGCGGTCGATCTGGGTGGCCGAGGGGTAGCGCATGCGCGCGGCCTTCTGCACCAGCTGGTCGGCCCCTGGGCCGCGCACGATGTCGGCGAGGGAGAGCACAGCGGCGATCGGCTCGCGCTGGAAGGCATCCAAGAACGGCTCGATGCTCCTCGTCACAAGGTAGCCGAGCAGCGATGGCGCTCCGGCGAGCTGGAGATCCTGACGCGGGTTTCGGGCGAAGTCATTCAGCCGCGAAGCGATGGTACGTCGCCAAGACTCGTGGTCGAACATAGCTGCTGCGACAGGGAGAGAACGTTGTGGCTGTGCGGGCCACCCCCCTGTCATCCTCCCGTCCGATTATTATACACAGTGGTATATAGGCTGCGGTACTGCTATATTACCATTTAATGACAGGGGGTGTATATAGACTATTAGTACTATGGGGCCTGAAAGAGTTCAGCTTTCATCACTTTGAGCCGCGCCGAGTCAACCAAGGCGACCAGCAGCCAGAAGGCGTAGGCCAGATCGGGCCAGAAATAGAACGAGTCGACCAGGCCGTGCACCGCCGCCGCGCCCAGCGCCGCCGCCGCGCCCAGCGCCAGCAGCCCCACGGGGTTGCGCGGCCTATCGGCCAGCAGCATGGCGCTCTCGCGGAAGAAGCGCCGCATCACCCAGGCGATGGCGATCAGACCCAGCGGGGTGAGCAGCAGCCACAGCTCGAGGATAAGGTTGTGGGGGTGCTTGGCGTACTGCTCGGATGTGCCGATCAGCGAGGGGTCGATCAGGCTGCGACCGAACTCGGGGTTGTGGTAGTAGTAGAACTGGTCCAGCCCCAGCCCGAGGGGATGGCGCAGGATGAGGTCGATCGACTCGCCCCAGAACAGCAGGCGCACGTCGGCGCTGCCGCCGCCCAGCCCGCCGCGCAGCGAGATCACCAGCCCGGCCAGGATGGCCACCACGCCGCCCAGCCCGATCAGCCAGGCCGCCGTGCGCCCGCGCCCGGCCCCGCGCAGCCAGCCGATCGCCAGGATGGCCATGGCGGCCATCGCGCCCAGCCAGGCCCCGCGAGAGAGCGATACCACCAGCCCAGCCAGGCACAGCAGCGCCGCCCCAGCCAGGGCCAGGGCCAGCCCGCGCCGTGCGGGCTGGGCCACCCAGCAGCCCAGCGCCAGCGCCAGCGCCACCGGCCACACGCGGCCCAGGTACATGCCCAAATTGTTGGGGTGGCCGTAGACCGAGGCCACCCGCGTGGCGTCCCCGGCCTGCACCACGCTGTCGGCGTAGCTCTTGGTGGGGCTGAGCAGCGTGGGCACCAGATCGACTCCCACGCGCTGCAGCAGCCCTAGCGCGGCCACGAAGCTGCCGCTGACCACAAAGGCCCCGGCCAGCTTCCACAGGTAGCGCCTGTCGGTGTGCTGGAAGTAGAGCGCGGCCAGGTAGAAGCACAGCGGCTCCAGCACCATCCAGCGGAAGTCGCGCAGCGCCGCCCCGCGCTCGATCGCGATCGCCACGCCCGCCACGCCCGCCACCAGCACCAGCGCGTGCGGGGCCAGCCGCCCCAGCTCGGCGTTCACCTCGGCACCCGCCCGTCGCGCCCTGGCCCAGCCCACGGCCCCGTGGATGGCCGCGCCGCCCAGCGCCATCAGCAGCAGTATCTCCTGCAGCGGCAGCACAAACCCGCTGGCGCGGATGTCGGGGATGTACACCGGCGAGAGGTACCAGGGTGCGCTCAGCGGCACAAACAGCAGCGCCAGCCCAGGCCGCGCCAGGGCCAGCGCGCCGAAGACCACCAGCCCCACCGCGATCCACGGCAGCGAGACGGTGCGGTAGATCAGGGCCATGCCGATGAACATGCCCGCCAGCGCCAGCGGGTCGGCCAGCTTCCAGGTGTTGAGGAGATCGAGCAGTCGCTTCACGGTTGTTTACCCTTCGGGGCAGAAAGGAAGATGATGCGCGGGATGGCCGCGCCCAGCGCCGCCAGGGCCACCAGCAGCGTGCCCGCGCCCGCCGCCCAGGCCCATCCCGCGTGCTCGCGCGCCACGATCAGGGCGGCGGGGGCCGCGCCCGTGATTACGGCGGTGTGTGCGGTATTCGTTAGGTGCTGGGTCACCGTGGTGGGCTGGCCTGCGAGCGTTACTTGGGATGCTGGGCCGCCGTCGATGGCCACGCTGGCCGCGCCGCTGCCGGTGAGCGCCAGCGATGTGCCCTCGAAGCGGAACGACACTCGGTCGCCCTGCCGTATGGCGGCGGGGTGGGCCAGCGTGTGCGCGCCCACGCCCGCCACGGCGGGCTGGGCCAGGTAGCGCTGGATGGCGGCGTAGGCTGGCAGCGGCTGGAAGTCGCGGTCGACCAGGGCAAAGTAGGGCGTGGGGTCATCCGGGCTGGGGTCGGGGCCGCCCCAGCGCAAGATCCACACATTCATCACGCCCACCCAGGGCCACTCGCGCCGCGCCCGCTCGATCTGGCCCACCAGGTACTCGCCCTTCTGCTGCTCGCTCACTGGCGGCCCCCAGCCGAAGCGCCGCTCGGCGGGGATGCTCTCGGGCGCGGCGGTGTAGCCGAACTCGCTGATCCAGATGGCCTTGTGCGCGTCGCCGTTGCGCTCCATCACCTCGCGCAGCAGCGGCAGGCGCGAGACATCGATGCGCGTGTCGATCGGCTGCCGCCAGTTCCAGTTGCCGCCGCCGCGCGCGAACACGTAGCGGTGCTCATCCGGCGGTTGCCCCAGCC encodes the following:
- a CDS encoding O-antigen ligase domain-containing protein; protein product: MKRLLDLLNTWKLADPLALAGMFIGMALIYRTVSLPWIAVGLVVFGALALARPGLALLFVPLSAPWYLSPVYIPDIRASGFVLPLQEILLLMALGGAAIHGAVGWARARRAGAEVNAELGRLAPHALVLVAGVAGVAIAIERGAALRDFRWMVLEPLCFYLAALYFQHTDRRYLWKLAGAFVVSGSFVAALGLLQRVGVDLVPTLLSPTKSYADSVVQAGDATRVASVYGHPNNLGMYLGRVWPVALALALGCWVAQPARRGLALALAGAALLCLAGLVVSLSRGAWLGAMAAMAILAIGWLRGAGRGRTAAWLIGLGGVVAILAGLVISLRGGLGGGSADVRLLFWGESIDLILRHPLGLGLDQFYYYHNPEFGRSLIDPSLIGTSEQYAKHPHNLILELWLLLTPLGLIAIAWVMRRFFRESAMLLADRPRNPVGLLALGAAAALGAAAVHGLVDSFYFWPDLAYAFWLLVALVDSARLKVMKAELFQAP